From Cannabis sativa cultivar Pink pepper isolate KNU-18-1 chromosome 8, ASM2916894v1, whole genome shotgun sequence, a single genomic window includes:
- the LOC115698672 gene encoding AT-hook motif nuclear-localized protein 16 has translation MAGGVDQAVPSVVSKTAIDRSQEPDKTNHHKSGIEALLMAQKIPKAVTPVSSASDRESIRRPRGRPAGSKNKPKPPIIVTRECANALRAHAMEVSSGCDVSESLANFARRKQRGICILSGSGCVTNVTLRQPASSGAIVTLHGRFEILSLLGSILPPPAPPGITGLTIYLAGAQGQVVGGCVVGSLIASGPVVIMAASFMNATFDRLPLDEDEVAAALQNQHYQNGRHHPLDVSDLYGMPQNLLTSGNMSPEVFSWASCRTMSKTQV, from the coding sequence ATGGCAGGTGGTGTTGATCAAGCTGTCCCTTCTGTTGTGTCTAAAACTGCCATTGACAGGAGCCAAGAACCTGACAAAACTAACCACCACAAATCTGGTATTGAGGCCTTACTGATGGCACAGAAAATACCAAAGGCAGTCACACCGGTTTCTTCTGCTTCCGACAGGGAATCCATTAGACGGCCTCGAGGAAGACCAGCAGGCTCCAAAAATAAGCCCAAACCACCCATCATTGTTACCCGTGAATGTGCAAATGCACTTCGGGCACATGCCATGGAAGTGAGCTCAGGTTGTGATGTGAGTGAGAGCTTAGCCAACTTTGCCAGGAGGAAGCAACGAGGCATTTGCATACTCAGTGGCAGTGGATGTGTAACCAATGTCACACTTAGGCAACCAGCCTCATCTGGTGCCATCGTAACTCTCCATGGCAGGTTTGAGATTCTCTCCTTGCTGGGTTCGATCCTGCCTCCTCCAGCCCCGCCTGGGATTACAGGACTGACCATCTACTTGGCCGGGGCTCAAGGCCAGGTTGTGGGTGGATGCGTTGTTGGCTCGCTCATTGCCTCGGGCCCTGTTGTGATCATGGCTGCATCGTTCATGAACGCCACATTTGATCGCTTACCGTTGGATGAGGATGAAGTAGCTGCAGCCCTGCAGAATCAGCACTATCAAAATGGTCGTCATCATCCCTTAGATGTCTCAGATTTATATGGGATGCCTCAGAACTTGCTCACCAGTGGTAATATGTCTCCTGAGGTCTTCTCCTGGGCTTCATGCCGAACCATGTCAAAGACTCAAGTTTGA
- the LOC115698671 gene encoding pentatricopeptide repeat-containing protein At2g42920, chloroplastic isoform X1, with the protein MASLSCCCSFTPSSSSSSSPSITQFISDQPYLSLLEKRCTTMSDLQNIHAPLIKTGLIKDKIAASRVLAFCASPAGNMSYAFMVFKQIRHPNHFIWNTIIRGFAHSSTPQMAVSLFLEMLLTSSFDPQILTYPSVFKAYARLGQAYFGAQLHGRIAKLGLGSDRYIRNTIIHMYAVCGFLSEAWKLFDESSELDVVSWNSMIMGLSKCGEVDEAVRLFNKMPLRNPISWNTMISGYVRNGRLFEALELFGKMQQERIKPSEYTMVSLLNASGRLGAIRQGKWIHDYIIKNEIELNVIVVTAIIDMYCKCGCISEALHVFEIAPKLGLSSWNSMIMGLALNGWEEEAIELFSKFESSNLEPDDVGFLAVLMACTHSGMVDKATDLFSLMIDKYKIEPSIRHYSCMVDVLGQAGFVEEAEKVILSLPIKADAIIWGSLLSACRKHGNIEMAQRAAEQVIELDPGESSAYVLMSNLYAGSSQFEEAIEQRLNMKEKMVEKEPGCSLIEVDGQVHEFVAFGRTHPRAKEIYSLLN; encoded by the coding sequence ATGGCTTCATTATCATGTTGCTGCTCTTTCactccatcatcatcatcatcatcatccccTTCCATTACCCAATTCATCTCCGACCAACCATACCTCTCTTTGCTAGAAAAACGTTGCACCACCATGTCCGACCTCCAAAACATTCATGCACCACTCATCAAAACCGGACTAATCAAAGACAAAATCGCCGCCAGTCGCGTCTTGGCTTTCTGCGCTTCCCCCGCCGGAAACATGAGCTACGCTTTCATGGTTTTCAAGCAAATACGACACCCAAATCATTTCATTTGGAACACAATCATCAGGGGCTTCGCTCACAGCTCAACTCCTCAAATGGCAGTCTCTCTCTTCCTTGAAATGTTACTCACTTCATCCTTTGATCCTCAAATATTGACTTACCCTTCTGTTTTTAAGGCCTATGCTCGACTTGGGCAGGCTTATTTTGGGGCCCAGCTTCATGGGAGAATAGCAAAATTGGGTCTTGGAAGTGATAGGTATATACGTAACACCATCATACATATGTATGCCGTTTGTGGGTTTTTGAGTGAAGCATGGAAACTGTTTGATGAAAGTTCTGAGTTAGATGTTGTTTCTTGGAATTCTATGATTATGGGTCTTTCTAAATGTGGAGAAGTTGATGAGGCTGTAAGATTGTTCAATAAGATGCCATTAAGAAATCCCATTTCTTGGAATACTATGATTAGTGGGTATGTTAGGAATGGGAGATTATTTGAGGCTTTAGAGCTTTTTGGCAAAATGCAGCAGGAGAGAATAAAGCCTAGTGAGTATACTATGGTAAGCTTGTTAAATGCTTCTGGTAGGTTAGGAGCAATCAGGCAAGGGAAGTGGATTCatgattatattataaaaaacgAAATTGAATTGAATGTCATAGTTGTTACAGCAATTATAGACATGTATTGTAAATGTGGTTGTATTAGTGAAGCTCTTCATGTGTTTGAGATAGCTCCTAAACTGGGATTATCTTCTTGGAACTCTATGATTATGGGTCTAGCCTTGAATGGTTGGGAGGAAGAAGCAATTGAATTGTTCTCAAAATTTGAGTCCTCTAATCTTGAACCAGATGATGTGGGTTTTCTTGCTGTCCTAATGGCTTGTACTCACTCTGGCATGGTTGATAAAGCTACTGATTTATTCTCATTAATGATAGATAAATACAAGATTGAACCATCAATAAGGCACTATAGTTGTATGGTTGATGTGTTAGGCCAAGCTGGATTTGTTGAAGAAGCAGAAAAGGTAATCTTAAGCCTGCCAATAAAAGCAGATGCCATTATTTGGGGGTCACTGCTTTCAGCTTGTAGAAAGCATGGAAACATTGAGATGGCACAACGAGCGGCCGAGCAAGTGATTGAGTTGGATCCCGGTGAGAGTTCGGCTTATGTACTAATGTCAAACCTTTATGCTGGTTCAAGCCAGTTTGAGGAAGCAATTGAGCAAAGGCTTAACATGAAGGAGAAAATGGTAGAGAAAGAACCAGGGTGTAGTCTTATTGAAGTGGATGGACAAGTTCATGAGTTTGTAGCTTTTGGAAGGACACATCCTAGAGCAAAAGAGATCTACTCACTATTGAATTAG
- the LOC115698671 gene encoding pentatricopeptide repeat-containing protein At2g42920, chloroplastic isoform X2 produces MASLSCCCSFTPSSSSSSSPSITQFISDQPYLSLLEKRCTTMSDLQNIHAPLIKTGLIKDKIAASRVLAFCASPAGNMSYAFMVFKQIRHPNHFIWNTIIRGFAHSSTPQMAVSLFLEMLLTSSFDPQILTYPSVFKAYARLGQAYFGAQLHGRIAKLGLGSDRYIRNTIIHMYAVCGFLSEAWKLFDESSELDVVSWNSMIMGLSKCGEVDEAVRLFNKMPLRNPISWNTMISGYVRNGRLFEALELFGKMQQERIKPSEYTMVSLLNASGRLGAIRQGKWIHDYIIKNEIELNVIVVTAIIDMYCKCGCISEALHVFEIAPKLGLSSWNSMIMGLALNGWEEEAIELFSKFESSNLEPDDVGFLAVLMACTHSGMVDKATDLFSLMIDKYKIEPSIRHYSCMVDVLGQAGFVEEAEKVILSLPIKADAIIWGSLLSACRKHGNIEMAQRAAEQVIELDPGESSAYVLMSNLYAGSSQFEEAIEQRLNMKEKMVEKEPGCSLIEVDGQVHEFVAFGRTHPRAKEIYSLLN; encoded by the coding sequence ATGGCTTCATTATCATGTTGCTGCTCTTTCactccatcatcatcatcatcatcatccccTTCCATTACCCAATTCATCTCCGACCAACCATACCTCTCTTTGCTAGAAAAACGTTGCACCACCATGTCCGACCTCCAAAACATTCATGCACCACTCATCAAAACCGGACTAATCAAAGACAAAATCGCCGCCAGTCGCGTCTTGGCTTTCTGCGCTTCCCCCGCCGGAAACATGAGCTACGCTTTCATGGTTTTCAAGCAAATACGACACCCAAATCATTTCATTTGGAACACAATCATCAGGGGCTTCGCTCACAGCTCAACTCCTCAAATGGCAGTCTCTCTCTTCCTTGAAATGTTACTCACTTCATCCTTTGATCCTCAAATATTGACTTACCCTTCTGTTTTTAAGGCCTATGCTCGACTTGGGCAGGCTTATTTTGGGGCCCAGCTTCATGGGAGAATAGCAAAATTGGGTCTTGGAAGTGATAGGTATATACGTAACACCATCATACATATGTATGCCGTTTGTGGGTTTTTGAGTGAAGCATGGAAACTGTTTGATGAAAGTTCTGAGTTAGATGTTGTTTCTTGGAATTCTATGATTATGGGTCTTTCTAAATGTGGAGAAGTTGATGAGGCTGTAAGATTGTTCAATAAGATGCCATTAAGAAATCCCATTTCTTGGAATACTATGATTAGTGGGTATGTTAGGAATGGGAGATTATTTGAGGCTTTAGAGCTTTTTGGCAAAATGCAGCAGGAGAGAATAAAGCCTAGTGAGTATACTATGGTAAGCTTGTTAAATGCTTCTGGTAGGTTAGGAGCAATCAGGCAAGGGAAGTGGATTCatgattatattataaaaaacgAAATTGAATTGAATGTCATAGTTGTTACAGCAATTATAGACATGTATTGTAAATGTGGTTGTATTAGTGAAGCTCTTCATGTGTTTGAGATAGCTCCTAAACTGGGATTATCTTCTTGGAACTCTATGATTATGGGTCTAGCCTTGAATGGTTGGGAGGAAGAAGCAATTGAATTGTTCTCAAAATTTGAGTCCTCTAATCTTGAACCAGATGATGTGGGTTTTCTTGCTGTCCTAATGGCTTGTACTCACTCTGGCATGGTTGATAAAGCTACTGATTTATTCTCATTAATGATAGATAAATACAAGATTGAACCATCAATAAGGCACTATAGTTGTATGGTTGATGTGTTAGGCCAAGCTGGATTTGTTGAAGAAGCAGAAAAGGTAATCTTAAGCCTGCCAATAAAAGCAGATGCCATTATTTGGGGGTCACTGCTTTCAGCTTGTAGAAAGCATGGAAACATTGAGATGGCACAACGAGCGGCCGAGCAAGTGATTGAGTTGGATCCCGGTGAGAGTTCGGCTTATGTACTAATGTCAAACCTTTATGCTGGTTCAAGCCAGTTTGAGGAAGCAATTGAGCAAAGGCTTAACATGAAGGAGAAAATGGTAGAGAAAGAACCAGGGTGTAGTCTTATTGAAGTGGATGGACAAGTTCATGAGTTTGTAGCTTTTGGAAGGACACATCCTAGAGCAAAAGAGATCTACTCACTATTGAATTA
- the LOC133030656 gene encoding protein FAR-RED IMPAIRED RESPONSE 1-like, with amino-acid sequence MSHVALQSGGYEKMPCQLRDVYNRVAGAKREEKIETDSKGLRDFLIVSREKDPNFFVVYRVDDENRLANLFAYGNSRVDYVAFWDVLGFDTTYMTNEYNKPLTVLIGVNHHFNTCIFGFALLLHEKLPSYSWLLQKFLECHGDKKPSVVVTDQDAAMKQAIVEHMPDVTHRLCAWHLNTNASKKVKDPIFLKTFKDLMYNYYEEEEFEARWLDVIQTQQLTDNEWCQTTFESRQQWAETYLRGSFVAGMRTTQRCESINSALKKFLEKNYCLREFVTTIDMTVSKLRHNETANDFKSRCTRPHPPNPTCLTTYYNQCAEFYTRTMYHKVAEQLDLENNYFVLTQEQEGEWRIFTIGKFQHPDVQYRVHYCEGRRALHCSCLLYESQGYPCRHLWATMKRLNMRRIPNSLLMKRWSKSAKINLHLHFNLPAQPQQHIYEMARFGSLSSLTYNFTFYAAKSEDSYNRAKEELERLTLMFKEEFDLNSNPEGETPQPGRYRSNPNIIKDPEVVRTKGTGNTREGPNGEQIPRNSRHCRICRSSDHDYRRCPNRQHNTGSQGQQPPNNQPASDSFNDHSNAYFPEPPSSTQESYYGHSYN; translated from the coding sequence ATGTCTCatgttgctttgcaaagtggaggttacgagaaaatgccatgtcaaCTTCGAGATGTGTACAACAGGGTTGCTGGTGCGAAGCGAGAAGAGAAGATAGAGACGGACTCGAAGGGGCTGCGGGATTTCTTGATTGTCTCGCGAGAGAAGGATCCTAATTTCTTCGTTGTCTATCGGGTTGACGACGAGAATCGCTTGGCTAACTTATTCGCGTATGGAAACTCACGCGTGGACTATGTAGCTTTTTGGGATGTACTAGGATTTGACACAACCTACATGACGAATGAGTACAATAAGCCCCTCACTGTTCTCATTGGCGTCAACCACCATTTCAACACATGCATCTTCGGATTTGCTCTCCTCCTCCACGAGAAGCTTCCATCATATTCTTGGCTACTTCAAAAATTTCTAGAATGCCATGGAGATAAGAAGCCAAGTGTTGTAGTTACTGACCAAGATGCGGCCATGAAACAGGCTATCGTTGAACACATGCCTGATGTTACGCACCGTCTCTGCGCTTGGCATCTCAATACAAATGCTTCGAAAAAGGTTAAAGATCCGATCTTCTTAAAAACATTTAAGGATCTCATGTACAACTACTACGAGGAGGAAGAATTTGAAGCAAGATGGTTAGACGTCATCCAAACCCAACAACTAACAGATAATGAATGGTGTCAAACAACATTCGAGTCAAGACAACAATGGGCAGAAACGTATTTAAGGGGTTCATTCGTTGCAGGAATGAGAACCACACAACGTTGCGAATCCATCAACTCCGCTCTAAAAAAATTTTTAGAGAAGAATTATTGCTTGCGTGAATTTGTAACAACCATAGATATGACAGTCTCAAAGCTCAGACACAACGAGACTGCAAATGACTTCAAAAGTAGATGCACTCGACCTCACCCACCTAATCCTACATGCTTGACCACTTACTACAACCAATGTGctgaattctacacaagaaCTATGTACCACAAGGTTGCTGAGCAGCTTGATTTAGAGAATAACTATTTTGTCCTAACTCAAGAGCAAGAAGGAGAGTGGCGGATATTCACCATTGGAAAGTTCCAGCATCCGGACGTCCAATACCGAGTTCATTACTGTGAAGGCCGACGAGCACTACACTGTAGTTGCTTGCTCTATGAAAGTCAAGGGTACCCTTGTAGACATTTATGGGCTACAATGAAAAGATTAAACATGAGAAGAATACCTAATTCTCTTCTCATGAAGCGATGGAGCAAATCCGCAAAGAtaaatctccacctacatttTAACCTGCCAGCACAACCACAACAGCACATTTACGAGATGGCTAGGTTTGGATCTCTCAGTTCACTGACTTATAACTTCACTTTCTATGCAGCGAAATCAGAGGACTCGTACAACCGTGCAAAGGAAGAGCTTGAACGGCTAACTCTAATGTTCAAGGAAGAATTTGACTTGAATTCCAATCCGGAAGGAGAGACGCCACAACCTGGAAGATATCGTAGCAACCCCAACATTATTAAAGACCCCGAAGTTGTGAGAACAAAGGGTACGGGAAATACAAGGGAAGGACCAAACGGGGAGCAGAtcccaagaaactcaagacattGTCGCATTTGTCGCTCATCAGACCATGATTATCGACGGTGCCCAAATCGTCAACATAACACTGGATCTCAGGGGCAACAACCTCCAAACAATCAACCAGCATCTGACTCATTCAATGACCACTCCAACGCGTATTTCCCGGAACCGCCTTCCTCCACACAAGAGTCTTACTATGGTCATTCTTATAACTAG
- the LOC133030082 gene encoding uncharacterized protein LOC133030082, with translation MDPYQNFNPFETSPQKSPPHPFSSTRPVGTPSRSPRLRSASMSGCPNCARLESVLHEHEKIIKKAHLRATEAKQESYKLAEHLYHSVHAMQEANTSREKLEGIMDDILDYTEVSIPHYPLHVKQESPSTTPRESPSRPKSPFRDNNPPSQRKFPQVIELD, from the coding sequence ATGGACCCTTACCAAAACTTCAACCCTTTTGAAACAAGTCCTCAAAAATCCCCACCGCATCCTTTTTCTTCCACAAGACCCGTAGGTACACCGTCACGGAGTCCAAGACTCCGTTCAGCGTCCATGTCAGGATGTCCTAACTGTGCAAGGCTCGAGTCTGTTCTCCACGAACacgaaaaaattataaagaaggCTCATTTACGAGCCACGGAGGCCAAGCAAGAGTCATACAAACTCGCGGAACATCTGTACCATTCAGTCCACGCCATGCAAGAAGCCAACACTTCAAGAGAAAAATTAGAGGGTATCATGGATGACATTCTCGACTACACCGAGGTGTCCATTCCCCACTACCCACTTCATGTGAAACAAGAATCACCAAGCACTACTCCAAGAGAAAGCCCTTCACGACCAAAGTCCCCGTTCAGAGACAATAACCCTCCGTCTCAAAGGAAGTTCCCTCAAGTTATAGAACTTGATTGA
- the LOC115698592 gene encoding PLASMODESMATA CALLOSE-BINDING PROTEIN 3 yields MGKREGRRTRLHYCHVVIFLLGPFLCSGSRVSVKEGIEHIKDSKFTSQISNTQKDITTPITTVPTLTPINPTTSSIPIMNPNSNPDSSSPVTMTPTLNPSTTTTTTAATPGSSGASWCVSSPSVSQTSLQVALDYACGFGGADCSAIQPGGSCYNPNNIRDHASYAFNSYYQKNPVPNSCNFAGTAVITSTNPSTGTCQFPSTSTSSSVLNTTNSSGSTVFGAVPSGPPPPPTSAAHPSTSFSHLFIITCFFLFLPK; encoded by the exons ATGGGCAAGAGAGAAGGAAGAAGAACAAGACTTCATTATTGTCATGTAGTGATTTTCCTATTGGGTCCTTTCCTTTGTTCAG GTTCAAGGGTAAGTGTCAAGGAAGGTATTGAacacatcaaagattcaaaatTTACTTCCCAAATATCAAATACTCAAAAGGACATTACAACACCAATCACAACTGTTCCAACATTAACTCCAATCAATCCCACAACTTCTTCCATACCAATTATGAACCCGAATTCGAATCCAGATTCGAGCTCTCCTGTTACCATGACACCTACACTGAATCCAAGTACCACTACTACTACCACTGCTGCAACCCCTGGTTCTTCAGGTGCAAGTTGGTGTGTTTCAAGTCCAAGTGTGTCACAAACTTCATTACAAGTTGCTTTGGACTATGCTTGTGGATTTGGTGGTGCTGATTGCTCTGCAATTCAGCCTGGTGGAAGTTGTTATAACCCGAATAATATTCGAGATCATGCTTCTTATGCATTCAATAGTTATTACCAGAAGAACCCAGTTCCAAATAGCTGTAATTTTGCTGGAACTGCTGTTATCACTAGCACTAATCCAA GTACAGGAACATGTCAATTCCCATCCACTAG CACTAGTTCTTCAGTGTTAAACACAACAAATTCAAGTGGCTCAACAGTGTTTGGTGCAGTACCATCTGGTCCCCCACCACCACCCACATCTGCAGCTCACCCAAGTACTAGTTTCTCACATTTGTTCATCATCACATGTTTCTTTCTGTTTTTACCCAAATAA